Below is a window of Stigmatopora nigra isolate UIUO_SnigA chromosome 3, RoL_Snig_1.1, whole genome shotgun sequence DNA.
TTAGtacattaatttttaatgaCTAAATACTTGCTTGGAAAAAGCTTAGGCTGTTTTAAAGGACTTGGTGCAGCACAAATACAACCGCTAATAAAAACCGTTTATTTATGCTGGTGCTCTCTGGAGAAACTCACAATAATAACCTACAAGTATCTTTAGGTTGCGTAAAGTCTATTGGATCACAGAACAGTTGCATCATTGAAACCAAGTTAAGAGGCTGATAAATGTCTAGCGTGCTCACATGGCGCCGAACTTGGACATGACCAAGACATCCTTTGCTTTGCTGCATATTTTATTACATAACATTGTCAATTGCAGGTTTCAAACTCAGAGCCCGCCCACAAATGCATTTTCCTTGGCCAGCTGAAgtcaaaaaattcaaatttcttTGTTTCGTATCTAAGATagccaataaaataaaaatacatcttgTATTTAGGTAAAGGTAATAATAACTGGAACAAACCTCTTCTTTGGTCCTCCTGGAGATGACTCTTAACCAATCTCCAATCATGCTGAGAATGGCTGCAAAATAGGCCAGTCCCACCAGAATCCAAAACCACACGACTGGTTTGTAGTAATCCAAGTACTCGATTTCGGCGCCTCCTGAAAGTACAGGTCAAGCAATCTTATTGACACGCCTTTTAATCCCCGCAAATATTATTCCCACTCCAGGAAATGGTCTCACCGGCCACAAAGTCCCCAAAGCCGATGGTGGTTAAAGTGATGACCACAAAGTAGAGCGACTCCAGAGCCGACCAGCCCTCGATGTGTTGAAAGATGGCCGCCGGGAGCGCCACGAATAGCAGGCAGCCGAAAAGCACGAAGAGCAACGTGGAAATGACCCGGATCTTGGTCTGGCTGATGTCCCGGTGCTGATCGGGAACAAACGGGAGGTCAGTTTGCGTTGTTGACGTTCTTCATACATTCTATCAGCAGGACTATTTAGCAGGGGTGTCGGACTCAGGttagttcgcgggccgctttaacgtcaattcgatttcatgtgggccagaccattttagatataatatttagattttttttaaattttataaatggattaaaagaactggattaaaagccctgaatattcagattttttataGCTGTAACACAATGTTtagtttagcttttttaaatatatttttagattttacaaaatgatttttgaactaaaaacacagaaaaatggatttaaaaaattacaattattgatttaaaaggggaaaaatctggaaatttagtatacatctatatctatcattttaatttgatcctaaaacagaaagtcgccactgaagatttactttcccgggccacacaaaataatgcagcgggccagatttggcccccggaacATCACTTTGACATCCTTGATTTAGGTTATCCACACCGTTGCGCCGCCTCAGAAATAATTGACTAATTATGGTGATTAAGACcatgaataaaaaatcaaaCACGTGTATATCAAGTATGAATATCAAGGCAAAATTCgattttgagttatttttagAGTTAAGGGTTAATATAGTTGCTCTAGCATAGTTCTGACACAGTCGTCTTATTACATCATCTGATTAAGTGACTCGTGTGTCTAAAACGAAACAAAATCAAGCTGAAAATACAGACAAAAGCCACAACGTGACCTCCCAAAGACCCCCCGGGAGCACTTGCGCCTCCGAGTTGGCGTCCCCGGCGATCTGGTCTTAAAGCCATTACGCTTTGAGGTGGCATAATAACTTAATAGTAACTTTTGTCCCCGTTGACAGCCATTGTCATCACCGTGCGCTCCCCCGGGAGCCCTCTAACATAGCCAACAAAACTGAAAGCCCTTTAAGTGATTGATTGGGAGCTATTTTGTGGACTCATCCAAAGTGAAGCTTCGGGATTGCGCAACTTGTCTCAACAATGTCACACGTGAAATTTGAGGCCCGagggtcccccccccccttccaggTGGTCCGCCCTTTGTTTTCTTGATAATACAAAATGTTAATGCCTTCTTAGTTCTTAGTGCATGATCGTAAATGGCATAAATCCGAGTATATTTTATGTGCActtctttcatttcatttaaaaatatattatttaaaataaatatttgtggaATATCACAATATTAAATCTATTACTCTTTTagttttgaattttacaaataattaaacattgtaaatgttctttttaagtgattaaatttgaaaaaaatgtaatagaataaaaaccaaatatgatacatattttaaaaaattataataccTTAAAAATACACCTATTTGTGgtttttgaaaatggaaatggattaaaacgttaaaattagaagaaaaaaaacaatcaaaatgtaaaaatgaaggaaatgtcattttgccctatgtttttttttaggattttttttcaattaatttggGTATCCCTAGTTAGCAGACAGCATAGTCTCTGAAGGAAAACTTGTACCCTGTGACACGCTCGGCTTCAATTGGTCACCTCGTAATTAGGAGCTCACGTGACAGGATTTCTGTTCAAATGGCTTTTGCGTAAATGAATAAACACGCCTCATTTAGACccgcttgcttgcttgcttgcttgcacATTCATCTCCACTCACCACAAACATCTTCTCCACTCTGGCGATAATCTTGCCAAAGATGGTGCCCAGCTGGTCACCCACGCCCGCCAGCAGGATGCCAAACAAAGGGATGCCCAGCAGTGCGTAAACGATGCAAAAGATTCTCCCACCTTCCGTGTGAGGGGAAATGTTGCCAAAGCCTGCCAGAAAAGGGCCCTCAATTAAAAGTGGATGGCACATACGGCGGGATACCCATGTTTAACCCGTCGTAGGGCACGCTTTGAACTCGTGTGCCACTGCTACTAACGTCCAATCCGTTGGGACTAGAAGGGCTGGCAGTGATTAGATGTTtacaatggcactgaaacgtgAGCATTCGCAGCCGATTCTCTCAGTTTAAGTCAAGTGGATGATgtcttttgtggaaaaaaacacatccgctccatctagttgatgtataacacaactccATTGTACTGCTAATCTATTAATTGTATTGCGATTGGCTGCTGAAAGGCAGTTCGGAGAGAATAGCGAGGGATGACAAAGCATCAAGGAAGGGAGTAAAAGAATGCCGTATATacgcacacacgtgcacaagaGTAAGCGTCTTGAGAGCAACAGCGTGCACTAGTTGGATTACTTGCAGGAAGCAGATGTCAAATCGATGGCAAAAGAAGCGTCCTCAACGTCTCGTGTTTTGTTACGTAAGCTCTTATTGGGCGAACGCTTACACGGCAACGGTTCAATACGTGAAATCTCATGCATAACTTGTAATACACGTGAAACAGCAAAGGTTAATTGTCTTTTTGTACGTGTCCGCATGGCCCTTACCGATGGTTGTGATGACAGTGCCGGCGAAGAAGAAGGCCGAGCTCAGGTCCCAAAGGCTGCTGGGATTGGCCAGTGTTCCCGCCGGGTTGACTCCCGAACGGATGGCCAACACCACTTGCTGGAGCGAGAAAGATAAGCGGTGAGACCGACCGGCCGGGCACTCCTTGCCATTTTCTTTGACAATATAAGCATGTCAGGTGTCTCTTAAAATTCACTGGTTTTTAAtgtttgttctgttttgttCTACAGTTTAAAGTTCTAACTGCAAAACTGATTGGAATTCCAAAATGGAGGCCAAACAGCGGCAAAACGGCTTGTCCTCAGCACTTGTAAGTACCTATACATGGAAACACCTTGCATCATTTATACtctataccgtattttccggactagaAGTTGTACTTTAATTCATAGTTTTGCTGGGCCTGCGTCTTCTTATACGTCGATTTTACATTAACAGGTGCCTATTCatcctgttgttctccattttactatttttattttacagtatgTTTGACCTTGGTtcgtgatttaaaaaaaaaaaactaatatatttttttgcatttatatagatttttttttatttaagggaaTGATCTCTCAGCCAATCAATGTTTATCGAGATCGATCTATCGCTACAGTCCTAATTTAAACACAGTAAATGGCCGGTCTAAGATAGTCCATATTAAGATCACGTAAGGTGCTGTCCAAGGTGCTGAAAATGCTGCCGTGATATTGAGAGGTGGTGTATATTTATGCAACCAAGCGGCCGTCTTACCTTAACCAGATCCTCCAACTGGCTGTGGTTGACGCAGGCGTGATTGGCCATAAAGTCCAGCTTCTGAGTCACGATGGCCAAGCGCTGAGCACTGACGGAAAATGACGGCCACACATTTTGTCACGACTCTTCCCCTGAACTCATTTCCATAGATGCAATTAGAAGTGTTGGCTTTTGGTTAGCAAATCCAATTATCTCAGCATTTCTTTTGTTTGCTAAAGAGACGTGTGCTTCATATATCTAACAACTTTTTACAGTTGATTgtaattggggggaaaaaggctaaaatatagTTGTTTTACAGTCTGTGGTTAATTTTTCTGTAGATGATTGTAATGCTATACAAGGTGTACTTTTTGcggctattttttttaccattatttTTTGAGTTTACACCAAAGTGATTACATTTTCTAGCAACAGAGGTCAGTTAACAGGTTTTAAAAGTTGACCTTTAACCTCTCTAGAGTAAGTGACTACTGCTggtcatatatatctatatatcagTAAAACTTCatgtttttatgtatatataatttacATTATTCATCATTGTTGTGTTTTATATAAAGTTTCAAACAAGAAATTATTATGATCTAAATAAATGTTAGATcacaaaatttaaaattaaataaatacaggaATACTTTGTAGTTACCGCCCCCAAGTAACAGTTTTCATTGAATTTAACTAATTGCATACAActgatggtgatagatgtcctATTCATTTTTACTGGGAAGACACACGTTTCAACGTCATTGACATCCGGTGCCTTCAAAGCAGTGAAATGACAGCCATGTCagg
It encodes the following:
- the LOC144194172 gene encoding potassium channel subfamily K member 2-like isoform X1 is translated as MAAPDLLDPKTATHNSKPRLSFSTKSITLTRREESEVVATVMKRKTVTAIFLLVVLYLVVGAVVFRSLEQPHESAQRLAIVTQKLDFMANHACVNHSQLEDLVKQVVLAIRSGVNPAGTLANPSSLWDLSSAFFFAGTVITTIGFGNISPHTEGGRIFCIVYALLGIPLFGILLAGVGDQLGTIFGKIIARVEKMFVHRDISQTKIRVISTLLFVLFGCLLFVALPAAIFQHIEGWSALESLYFVVITLTTIGFGDFVAGGAEIEYLDYYKPVVWFWILVGLAYFAAILSMIGDWLRVISRRTKEEVGEIRAHAAEWTASVSAELKETRRRVSVEIYDKFQRAASIKRKLSSELGFSPTQEYVPPRRALPANHGEREKGEKEVGLPGLTSQMTRNCGLFMNGLDLERGDMAALEHIK
- the LOC144194172 gene encoding potassium channel subfamily K member 2-like isoform X2 gives rise to the protein MKRKTVTAIFLLVVLYLVVGAVVFRSLEQPHESAQRLAIVTQKLDFMANHACVNHSQLEDLVKQVVLAIRSGVNPAGTLANPSSLWDLSSAFFFAGTVITTIGFGNISPHTEGGRIFCIVYALLGIPLFGILLAGVGDQLGTIFGKIIARVEKMFVHRDISQTKIRVISTLLFVLFGCLLFVALPAAIFQHIEGWSALESLYFVVITLTTIGFGDFVAGGAEIEYLDYYKPVVWFWILVGLAYFAAILSMIGDWLRVISRRTKEEVGEIRAHAAEWTASVSAELKETRRRVSVEIYDKFQRAASIKRKLSSELGFSPTQEYVPPRRALPANHGEREKGEKEVGLPGLTSQMTRNCGLFMNGLDLERGDMAALEHIK